The Polyangium mundeleinium genome contains the following window.
GGCCATGTCATGGTGTTCTCCTCCTCCTCGGGCGATGGGTGTCACGCGGCGTGCCGCTTCTCGGCCTCCTGCTCGTGCCGCATTCCCTGTTCGTGATACCGCCGAGCCTCGATCGCGTGCCGGAGGGCCTCGGCCTCGTTTCCGCGCTCGTGCTGCTCCGCGGCCATCCGATGGTGCACAGCAGCATTCTCGAAGTGTTCGGCGGCCTTTCGATGGTGATCGGCCACGCTTTCGGTACGGACCATTCCTTGCTCCGTGGGCGAATCGTGCCGCGAGGCGGCGTCCCCGACGTTCCGATGCAAACGAAGGCCCAGCCGCGGCGGACGAACCCGGCTGCGGCTGGGATTCTCGTGCCCGCGTTTTACGAAGCACCATTGAGGCCCGATTTGCGGACCTCGATCTGGCCGTCGCGCACGCGCGTCTCGTAATGGGGCTCCGAGTCGGTCGCGGGGCCGACCATCACCCGGCCGTCGCGGAGACGGAACTGCGAGCCGTGGCAGGTGCAGACGACGCGCTCGCCGTCGAGGCGGCCCGCGCTGAGCGAGCAGCCGAGGTGCGTGCAGGTATCGCCGATCGCGTGGACGCGGCCGTTCGCGCGGGCGAGCAGGATCGGCGCGCCCTCGGCCACGACGCGGCGGAGCTGCCCTTCGACGAGCTCGTCATTGCGCAGCACCGGCACGAAGCCGCTCGGACCGCCCTGCTCGAAGGCCCGGTGGCTCACGCCGATCCCGTAATGGTACGACATGACCCCGCCGAGCCACGCGCTGCCCATCACGATGCCGAAGCCCGTCGTCGACGCGGCGATGCCCGCCCCGCGCCGGCCGTTCTTGCGCAGGAGCAACGAGACACCGAAGAGGCCGGCCGCGATCGTGTTCAGCGCTGCGTGCACGAAGCCCACGCGCCGCGGCTTTCCGTCGAGGTAACTCCAGTCCGCGAGCCCTGCGAGCGCCGCCGCGCCCGCGGCCGCCAGCCCGAAGGCGTGCGCCGTGAATGCCGCGTCATGCAGCCCCTTTTTTCGTCGCCCGAGCCCGGCGATGTCCAGGACGACCCCCGTCGCCCACGCGCCGATCGGGAAATCGGTGAGCGCCGCGTGAAGCGGGTGCCCGAGCCACGTCCCGTCGAGCGTGGTCCGGAGCTCCGGGCGCTTCTGCAGGACCGCTTGGACCGGCCGGTGCACGGCTTCCGCGAGTGTATCGACGCTCGATCGGTTCTCGACTGCCGTCAGGAGCGACGTCGCCATCCCGTTCCCCTTTCGTGTCTCGTTGCGTGTGTCGGGGTCCTCTCCCCCGAGCACGCCTCGCTGTGCAATCGCCGCGCCGGCCATGACGTTCTTGCCCTGCCTCCCGGGCCGCCGGACCCGAGCACGATCGCGATTACGCGACGGGCATGTCCGTTGCTATCGTCGGGCCATGCCATTCCCTCGTTTTTTGCTTCCTTTCCTCGCGCTCGCGACCGGATGTGCCCAGGGCTCGTCCGGCGCGCTCGGCCAGACCGACACGACCGCGGCTTGCCCCCCGAGCGAACTCGTCTGCGCCGTCGCAGGCATCAACGCCCCCATCGCCAAGGGCGCCACTTTGCCCATCCAGGTCTCCGTCACCTCCGAGGGCGCCGCCACGCCGCCGCTCTCGTTCGTCGCGGCAAACCATGCGGTTTTCACGATCGACGACGCCCGCATCCACGCGCAGGCGCCCGGGCTCGCGTCGATGCTCATCACGATGGAGGGCGATTTGGTCGTGGATTTTCTTCACGTGTGGATCGCCGAGGCGGACGCGCTCCGTTTGCACCGCGTGACCACCGGCGGCCTTCAAACGTCGCCTTTGCCCGCCGCGATGGAGATGCTCGTGGGCGACGAGCTCACCCTCGTCGCGGCGCCGCATCGAGGCCCGCAGCGGCTGCTCGGCGAGCTCGACGCGGCGTTCGAAGCCGATCCGCAGGTGGTCTTGATGCTCGACGAAGGCGTGGCCGGCAGCCGTCGCATCGTCGCCACGGCCGCGGGTGAGACGACCGTCACCGTCAAGGCGCTCGGGATCGAGGTCGCCGTCGCGCTGACCGTGCTGGAGGTGAAGCCGTGAGCCCCCGCGCGTGCCTTTTGCTCCTTGCCGCCGCCGCGCTCGCCGCAGGCTGCGAACCCAGCATCACTGCGCTCACGATCGCGCCGCCCACGGCTGTCGCCGATGTCGACAACGTCGAGAAGGACGTCCGCCTCTCGCAGGGCATCGCGCTCGCGATCGAGTGCACCTACCAGAGCAGCCCTTGCGCGGACGCGACGGCGAGCTCGAGTGATCCCGACATCGTGCGTGTCCTGCCCGGCTTCGTGGATCTGCTCGCGCCGGGCGACG
Protein-coding sequences here:
- a CDS encoding Rieske 2Fe-2S domain-containing protein translates to MATSLLTAVENRSSVDTLAEAVHRPVQAVLQKRPELRTTLDGTWLGHPLHAALTDFPIGAWATGVVLDIAGLGRRKKGLHDAAFTAHAFGLAAAGAAALAGLADWSYLDGKPRRVGFVHAALNTIAAGLFGVSLLLRKNGRRGAGIAASTTGFGIVMGSAWLGGVMSYHYGIGVSHRAFEQGGPSGFVPVLRNDELVEGQLRRVVAEGAPILLARANGRVHAIGDTCTHLGCSLSAGRLDGERVVCTCHGSQFRLRDGRVMVGPATDSEPHYETRVRDGQIEVRKSGLNGAS